A portion of the Parasedimentitalea marina genome contains these proteins:
- a CDS encoding 2-aminoethylphosphonate--pyruvate transaminase: MTSLDNTLPAPRLGEPYLLTPGPLTTSYAVKEAMLRDWGSWDDDFRAMTAELRTRLLAMLGKGGDDFDCVPMQGSGTFSVEAMLCSFVPRDGKVLVLANGAYGQRTAQTLAYLGRDHVVLDKGDYLPPRGVEVAQILADDPEITHVVAIHCETSSGILNPVEEISEATYAAGRKLLVDSMSAFGALPLEVAQVRYEALVSSANKCIEGVPGFGFIIARKSELELAKGNSNSMSLDVHAQWATMNKTGQWRFTPPTHVVAAFLVALRAHEAEGGVAGRGARYTRNRDVMVAGMRELGFETLLKDRWLSPIIVTFFCPADPKFVFADFYALMKAKGFIIYPGKLTVVDSFRVGCIGQMDEHVMRRVTAAAKETLEEMGVKSATPPSRALEERAKLAA; encoded by the coding sequence ATGACCAGCCTAGACAATACGCTTCCTGCCCCCCGTTTGGGTGAGCCATATTTGTTGACACCGGGGCCGCTGACGACCTCATACGCCGTCAAAGAGGCGATGCTGCGCGATTGGGGCAGCTGGGATGACGACTTCCGCGCCATGACCGCCGAGCTGCGCACACGACTGCTGGCGATGCTGGGGAAGGGGGGCGACGACTTCGATTGCGTTCCGATGCAGGGCAGTGGCACCTTTTCGGTTGAGGCGATGTTGTGCAGCTTTGTGCCGCGTGATGGCAAAGTATTGGTTCTGGCCAATGGCGCCTACGGTCAGCGCACCGCGCAGACCCTTGCCTATCTTGGCCGTGACCACGTGGTGCTGGACAAAGGCGACTACCTGCCGCCCCGCGGCGTTGAGGTTGCACAGATCCTGGCGGACGACCCGGAAATCACCCATGTTGTGGCAATCCACTGCGAAACCAGCTCGGGCATTCTGAACCCAGTCGAGGAAATCTCCGAAGCGACTTATGCCGCGGGCCGCAAACTGCTGGTTGACAGCATGTCCGCCTTTGGGGCGCTGCCGCTGGAAGTGGCGCAGGTGCGCTACGAGGCACTGGTCTCGTCGGCCAACAAATGCATCGAGGGTGTGCCCGGATTTGGCTTTATCATTGCCCGCAAAAGCGAGCTGGAACTGGCCAAGGGCAACAGCAACTCAATGAGCCTGGATGTGCATGCACAATGGGCCACGATGAACAAGACTGGCCAATGGCGGTTCACGCCGCCGACCCATGTGGTCGCAGCCTTTCTGGTCGCTCTGCGGGCCCATGAAGCCGAGGGCGGCGTCGCCGGCCGTGGGGCACGCTACACCCGCAACCGCGATGTGATGGTGGCCGGAATGCGTGAATTGGGCTTTGAAACCCTGCTCAAGGATCGCTGGTTATCACCGATTATCGTGACCTTTTTCTGCCCGGCAGATCCCAAGTTTGTCTTTGCCGATTTTTACGCCTTGATGAAGGCAAAAGGCTTTATCATATATCCCGGCAAGCTCACCGTGGTGGACAGTTTCCGCGTCGGCTGCATCGGGCAAATGGATGAACATGTCATGCGGCGGGTGACTGCTGCTGCCAAGGAAACTCTTGAGGAGATGGGCGTGAAATCCGCGACCCCACCCTCCCGAGCACTGGAAGAACGCGCCAAGCTGGCGGCCTGA
- a CDS encoding LysR substrate-binding domain-containing protein, translating to MRHSQLKAFHHVALLGGFSRAAEALHLTQPAISEQVRKLEQEHDVLLFSRDRKRVQLTEAGEQLFLRTKQYFEIELQIHDYLTETSAAVHGTLRIVADSAHHVTDILRVYRQRYPNVTLSLRVGNTEEILEELRAYNAEIGVAGSPSPGKDMDMLDLGATEIIGFASKDLLPKGKTSVTLKELSKLPLIFREIGSKTREKLVQEAAKQKITLRPAIEAEGREAVREVVASGAGIGFVSRAEFGSDVRLVPLKIDGHNINMSESLVHLSQRRDVKVIRSFMDCARSLQR from the coding sequence ATGCGTCATAGCCAGTTGAAGGCCTTTCACCATGTGGCCCTGCTGGGTGGGTTCTCACGCGCGGCAGAAGCGCTGCACCTGACCCAGCCTGCAATTTCGGAACAGGTGCGCAAATTGGAACAGGAACATGATGTCTTGCTGTTCAGCCGCGACCGTAAGCGGGTTCAATTGACCGAGGCCGGCGAGCAATTGTTCCTGAGAACCAAACAGTATTTTGAAATTGAATTGCAGATCCACGATTACCTGACCGAAACCAGCGCCGCCGTTCACGGAACCCTGCGCATCGTCGCCGATTCCGCACATCACGTCACCGACATCCTGCGCGTCTATCGTCAGCGCTATCCCAACGTCACGCTCAGCCTGCGGGTCGGCAATACCGAAGAGATCCTGGAAGAGTTGCGGGCCTATAATGCCGAGATTGGTGTCGCTGGCAGCCCGTCACCGGGTAAGGACATGGATATGCTGGATCTGGGCGCAACCGAAATTATCGGCTTTGCCAGCAAGGACTTGCTGCCAAAGGGGAAGACTTCGGTTACTTTGAAGGAACTGTCGAAACTGCCACTGATCTTTCGTGAGATTGGATCAAAGACCCGCGAAAAACTGGTTCAGGAAGCGGCCAAACAGAAAATCACTCTACGCCCCGCAATCGAAGCTGAGGGACGTGAAGCTGTGCGCGAGGTTGTCGCCTCGGGGGCTGGCATTGGCTTTGTCTCGCGGGCAGAGTTTGGCAGCGACGTACGGCTGGTGCCGCTGAAAATCGACGGTCACAACATCAACATGAGTGAATCGCTGGTGCATCTATCCCAGCGCCGGGATGTGAAAGTCATCCGCTCTTTCATGGACTGTGCCCGCAGTCTGCAGCGTTGA
- the pbfA gene encoding aspartate aminotransferase family protein, protein MTQIVHTEGESNTSDARKAWLKQSIGPNSAPLLARDSDAFLHQSLSSPCVSTIAKADGIWIEDKDGRRFMDFHGNSVHHIGYGHPRLVQAIKDQLDDLPFAPRRFTNEPAVELAEKLAEIAPGDLSKVLFTTGGSDANEVALKIARAATGRFKTLSFWDAFHGAGMGAASVGGEATFRSHIAGPLLAGTEHVAPFHPTRCPYGHKTLEDSAMACANMLEYVLEREGDVSAVIAEAMRAVPIVPPPGFWKAIRAACDRHGALLILDEIPTGLGKTGKMFCCEHDEIVPDILTVGKALGGGILPIAACIVRPELDVCGDFAIGHYTHEKNPVTARAALTTIQIIQDEGLVDRAAELGHYALERLNNQLGDCPIVGDIRGRGLMFGIEIVTNRTDKTADVSRAETIYYASLAAGLSFKISAGSVLTLSPPLTISRDDLDRALDIVVSAIKDSLG, encoded by the coding sequence ATGACCCAAATCGTTCACACCGAAGGGGAGTCCAATACCTCGGACGCCCGCAAAGCCTGGCTGAAACAGTCCATCGGCCCCAATTCCGCGCCCCTGTTGGCCCGCGATTCAGATGCGTTCCTGCATCAAAGCCTGTCCAGCCCCTGCGTCAGCACCATCGCCAAGGCGGATGGTATCTGGATCGAGGACAAGGACGGCCGCCGCTTCATGGATTTCCACGGCAACTCGGTGCATCACATCGGCTATGGTCATCCGCGCTTGGTTCAGGCGATCAAGGACCAGCTGGATGATCTGCCCTTTGCGCCGCGCCGCTTTACCAATGAACCCGCGGTTGAACTGGCCGAGAAGCTGGCCGAAATAGCCCCCGGAGACCTGAGCAAGGTCCTGTTCACCACTGGCGGCTCGGACGCCAATGAAGTGGCGTTGAAAATCGCCCGTGCCGCAACAGGTCGGTTCAAAACCCTATCGTTCTGGGATGCGTTCCACGGCGCCGGGATGGGCGCGGCTTCGGTTGGCGGCGAAGCCACATTTCGCAGTCACATCGCCGGGCCGCTGCTGGCCGGAACCGAGCATGTGGCGCCGTTCCACCCCACCCGCTGCCCCTATGGTCATAAGACACTGGAAGACAGCGCCATGGCCTGTGCCAATATGCTTGAATACGTGCTGGAACGCGAAGGCGACGTATCAGCCGTGATCGCCGAGGCGATGCGCGCGGTGCCGATTGTTCCGCCTCCGGGGTTCTGGAAAGCCATCCGCGCCGCCTGTGACCGTCACGGCGCGCTGTTGATCCTGGACGAAATCCCCACGGGCCTGGGAAAAACCGGCAAGATGTTCTGCTGCGAGCATGATGAAATCGTGCCGGATATCCTGACTGTTGGGAAGGCACTGGGCGGTGGCATCCTGCCCATTGCAGCCTGTATTGTCCGCCCCGAGTTGGACGTCTGTGGCGATTTCGCCATCGGCCACTACACCCACGAGAAAAATCCGGTCACCGCCCGTGCCGCGCTGACTACAATCCAGATCATCCAGGACGAGGGTCTGGTGGATCGCGCCGCCGAGCTGGGGCATTATGCGCTGGAGCGGTTGAACAACCAGTTGGGCGATTGTCCCATCGTGGGCGATATCCGCGGTCGTGGATTGATGTTCGGGATTGAGATCGTCACCAACCGCACTGATAAAACTGCGGATGTGTCCCGCGCCGAGACGATCTATTATGCGTCATTGGCGGCTGGTCTCAGCTTTAAGATCTCGGCCGGATCAGTTTTGACCTTGTCACCACCGCTGACCATCTCGCGGGATGATCTGGACCGGGCGCTGGATATTGTAGTCAGTGCCATCAAGGATTCGCTGGGGTGA
- a CDS encoding CbtB domain-containing protein produces the protein MTTKTLNASATGLGFLPAVFAIVLGLGVVTLTGHVQAAALHDAAHDVRHATGFPCH, from the coding sequence ATGACGACTAAAACACTGAACGCTTCCGCAACTGGCCTTGGTTTTCTGCCAGCTGTTTTCGCAATTGTTCTGGGCCTGGGTGTTGTCACCCTGACTGGCCACGTACAGGCCGCCGCTCTGCATGACGCCGCACATGACGTGCGTCACGCAACTGGCTTTCCCTGCCACTAA
- a CDS encoding DUF1636 domain-containing protein: MSAPTITLCRTCKTADPTLAGQLSEALSGMGLEASLQQVDCMSGCKRPQTLAVRQSGKTAYMFGEISLDDIPDVLTFLRLYTESPDGNIADARPLGGLRFKAIARIPANTAPTPQ, encoded by the coding sequence ATGAGCGCGCCTACGATAACCCTGTGCCGGACCTGCAAGACTGCCGATCCCACCTTGGCGGGTCAACTCTCCGAGGCCCTGTCTGGCATGGGATTAGAGGCCAGCCTGCAACAGGTGGATTGCATGTCCGGCTGCAAGCGCCCGCAAACCCTTGCGGTGCGCCAGAGCGGCAAGACCGCCTATATGTTTGGCGAGATCAGCCTGGATGACATCCCCGATGTGCTGACCTTCCTGCGCCTTTACACTGAATCACCGGACGGCAATATCGCCGACGCGCGCCCTTTGGGCGGGTTGCGGTTCAAAGCGATTGCGCGAATTCCGGCAAACACCGCGCCCACACCGCAATAA
- a CDS encoding DMT family transporter → MSSTTVLIVLGAAFLHAFWNAVVKGAGDRTVTLGLIALGHVVPGLILVTMFPSPGWDVLPYVIASTVIHWGYYVLLNVAYRLGDLSMIYPITRGMSPVLIALGAQFWLGETLPALAWAGVLIISVGVLILTKGIVRGGMSRTGVVAAMAVAVIVASYSLVDGVGVRLADNAMSYIGWLYVSELAVVVFVFATRWQRVRQMPWKSCVLGYLGGVLSGTAYGLVLYANTLAPLGMVSAVRETSVIFAAMIGVMWFGEGPKRRRLLAAVVVSLGIICIGLTK, encoded by the coding sequence GTGAGCAGCACAACTGTCCTCATCGTTCTGGGCGCGGCCTTTTTGCATGCCTTCTGGAATGCTGTGGTCAAAGGGGCAGGTGACCGGACTGTCACATTGGGGTTGATTGCACTGGGGCATGTGGTCCCAGGCCTGATCCTGGTAACGATGTTTCCCTCGCCGGGCTGGGATGTGCTGCCCTATGTGATTGCGTCAACCGTGATCCACTGGGGGTATTATGTCCTGCTGAATGTGGCCTACCGGCTGGGTGATCTTAGCATGATCTACCCAATCACCCGGGGCATGTCGCCGGTGTTGATCGCGCTGGGGGCACAGTTTTGGCTGGGTGAGACACTGCCCGCTCTGGCCTGGGCCGGTGTGCTGATCATTTCAGTCGGCGTGTTGATCCTGACCAAAGGTATCGTGCGCGGTGGCATGTCGCGCACAGGCGTTGTTGCCGCCATGGCGGTGGCGGTGATCGTCGCATCGTATTCCCTGGTCGATGGCGTTGGGGTCCGTCTGGCTGATAATGCCATGAGTTATATCGGTTGGCTCTATGTCTCGGAGCTGGCAGTGGTGGTGTTCGTCTTCGCCACCCGCTGGCAGCGGGTTCGGCAAATGCCGTGGAAAAGCTGTGTGCTGGGCTATCTGGGCGGGGTGTTGTCGGGCACCGCTTACGGGCTGGTGCTGTATGCCAATACGCTGGCGCCACTGGGCATGGTCTCAGCCGTGCGTGAAACCTCGGTTATCTTTGCGGCGATGATTGGGGTGATGTGGTTTGGCGAAGGTCCCAAACGCCGCCGCCTGCTGGCTGCGGTGGTGGTGTCGCTGGGCATCATCTGTATCGGATTGACGAAGTAA
- the cobF gene encoding precorrin-6A synthase (deacetylating) — protein MIDLTLIGIGTGNPQHLTLQASAALNGVDLILIPNKGAGKDDLAGLRRQICDQVIKKQDVKIVEFDLPTRDPKTPDYRQRVDDWHDAIAGVWSATIAAHLPKGGKVGFLVWGDPSLYDSTMRIADRLQRQQKIALTVIPGITSVQALTASHAIPINEIGAPFTVTTGRQLRDHGWPDSADTLVVMLDGDCSFQSLDAENVQIWWSAYAGMPEEILISGALSDVSDQIIKTRATARADHGWIMDIYLLRR, from the coding sequence ATGATCGACCTGACCCTCATTGGAATTGGCACCGGCAATCCGCAGCACCTGACATTGCAGGCCAGTGCCGCCCTGAATGGGGTGGATCTGATCCTGATCCCCAACAAGGGCGCGGGCAAAGATGATCTGGCCGGACTGCGCCGTCAGATCTGTGATCAGGTGATCAAAAAACAAGACGTCAAAATCGTTGAATTCGACCTGCCCACCCGCGATCCAAAAACGCCGGATTACCGCCAGCGTGTTGATGACTGGCACGACGCCATCGCCGGAGTCTGGAGCGCAACCATTGCGGCCCATCTGCCAAAGGGCGGCAAGGTCGGGTTCCTGGTCTGGGGTGATCCCTCGCTCTACGACAGCACCATGCGCATCGCTGACCGTCTGCAGCGCCAGCAAAAGATTGCTCTGACGGTGATCCCCGGCATTACTTCGGTTCAGGCCCTGACTGCCTCCCATGCCATTCCCATCAACGAGATCGGCGCCCCGTTCACCGTGACCACAGGTCGCCAGCTGCGCGATCACGGCTGGCCCGACAGTGCGGATACGCTGGTGGTGATGCTGGACGGCGATTGTTCCTTCCAAAGCCTCGATGCGGAAAATGTGCAGATTTGGTGGTCAGCCTATGCCGGCATGCCCGAAGAGATCCTGATTTCCGGGGCACTCAGCGATGTATCGGACCAGATCATAAAAACCCGCGCAACGGCCCGCGCGGATCACGGCTGGATCATGGATATCTACCTTCTGCGCAGGTGA
- a CDS encoding CbtA family protein encodes MYSRILISALFAGAAAGLIAALLQLVFVQPVLLHAELYETGELVHFGGTSVSAHPELPGFDLMRDGLSIVFTMLTYTGYTLVMVALMSVAEGRGAEINARTGLIWGLAGFITFHLAPGFTLAPEVPGVAAADVGDRQVWWTATVVTAGIAMWLIAFGGNKISYLIAAALLMAPHLVGAPEPDSFSGPVPTEIGALFAARAFGVGLAAWALVGTFAGFFWQIEGERAETAA; translated from the coding sequence ATGTATAGCCGCATTTTGATCAGCGCGTTGTTCGCTGGTGCTGCAGCAGGGTTGATAGCCGCCCTGCTGCAGTTGGTATTTGTGCAGCCTGTTCTGCTCCACGCCGAGCTCTATGAGACCGGTGAACTGGTGCATTTTGGCGGCACGTCTGTGTCTGCCCATCCCGAACTGCCGGGGTTTGACCTGATGCGTGACGGGTTGAGCATCGTCTTCACCATGCTGACCTACACCGGATATACACTGGTGATGGTGGCGCTGATGTCTGTGGCCGAAGGCCGGGGCGCTGAAATCAACGCCCGTACAGGCCTGATTTGGGGATTGGCCGGGTTCATCACCTTCCACTTGGCACCAGGGTTCACCCTTGCCCCCGAGGTTCCGGGCGTGGCCGCCGCTGATGTTGGCGACCGTCAGGTCTGGTGGACCGCAACCGTGGTCACGGCTGGTATCGCCATGTGGTTGATTGCCTTTGGTGGCAACAAGATCAGCTACCTGATCGCCGCTGCCTTGCTGATGGCGCCGCATTTGGTAGGGGCCCCTGAACCCGACAGCTTCTCGGGTCCGGTCCCAACCGAGATCGGCGCCCTGTTTGCCGCCCGCGCCTTTGGCGTTGGTCTGGCCGCATGGGCCTTGGTGGGCACCTTTGCCGGATTTTTCTGGCAGATCGAAGGCGAGCGCGCCGAGACTGCTGCCTGA
- the phnY gene encoding phosphonoacetaldehyde dehydrogenase: MSKTEIRNEGMRIGGEIVFTDAVIEVKYPYTDEVIGTVPAGTAEHAARAFEIAANYKSKLSRYERSQILQRAGELIGERREYLAKWLVLELGICHQHAIYETKRAQDVYLFAAAQALQDDGQIFSCDLTHNGKERKIYTKREPVRAISAITPFNHPLNMVSHKIAPSIATNNCMVCKPTELTPLTAIALADILYDAGLPPEMFQIVTGLPQDIGEEMMMNDNIDIITFTGGVPVGKLIASKAGYKRQALELGGNDPLIVCNDLTDADLEKAATIAVAGATGNSGQRCTAIKRILVQESVADRFVPLVLEKAKAIKFGDPQDPETQLGCVIHAQAAELFENRVYQAEKEGAKILYHPGRQGALLPPIVVDHVPHGSELVMEETFGPIIPIVRVPDNDDAVMEISNSTDFGLSSGVCTNDLNRAISYINGLDVGTCNIWEQPGYRIETSPFGGIKDSGNAVKEGVTEAMKFFTNVKTYSLPWPG, encoded by the coding sequence ATGAGCAAAACAGAAATCCGCAACGAAGGTATGCGCATCGGTGGTGAGATCGTCTTCACCGATGCCGTCATCGAGGTGAAATACCCCTATACGGACGAAGTGATCGGAACTGTGCCTGCGGGCACGGCCGAACACGCGGCCCGCGCCTTTGAAATCGCGGCCAATTATAAATCCAAGCTCAGCCGCTATGAGCGCAGTCAGATCCTGCAACGCGCAGGTGAGCTGATCGGCGAGCGGCGCGAGTATCTGGCCAAATGGCTGGTGCTGGAGCTGGGCATCTGCCACCAGCACGCCATCTACGAGACCAAACGCGCGCAGGATGTCTATCTGTTCGCCGCAGCACAGGCCCTGCAGGACGATGGCCAGATCTTCTCGTGTGATCTGACCCACAATGGCAAAGAGCGTAAGATCTATACCAAGCGCGAGCCGGTACGGGCGATTTCTGCGATCACCCCGTTCAACCATCCGCTCAACATGGTCAGCCACAAGATCGCGCCGTCGATTGCCACCAACAACTGCATGGTGTGCAAACCAACCGAGCTGACACCGCTGACGGCGATTGCGCTGGCAGACATTCTGTACGACGCCGGGCTGCCACCTGAAATGTTCCAGATCGTCACCGGCTTGCCGCAGGATATCGGCGAAGAGATGATGATGAATGATAACATCGACATCATCACCTTCACCGGCGGTGTTCCGGTGGGCAAGCTGATCGCCTCTAAGGCGGGCTATAAACGTCAGGCGCTGGAGCTGGGCGGCAATGACCCGCTGATCGTCTGCAACGACCTGACGGATGCCGACCTGGAAAAGGCCGCCACCATTGCTGTGGCGGGCGCCACCGGCAACTCGGGTCAGCGCTGTACTGCGATCAAGCGTATTTTGGTTCAGGAAAGCGTCGCCGACAGGTTTGTGCCTCTGGTGCTGGAAAAAGCCAAAGCGATCAAGTTTGGCGATCCGCAGGATCCGGAGACGCAACTGGGCTGTGTGATCCATGCCCAGGCGGCGGAATTGTTTGAGAACCGGGTTTATCAGGCGGAAAAAGAAGGGGCCAAGATCCTCTATCATCCGGGCCGTCAAGGCGCGCTGTTGCCACCGATCGTGGTGGATCACGTGCCCCATGGCAGCGAATTGGTGATGGAAGAGACCTTTGGTCCGATCATTCCGATCGTGCGGGTGCCGGACAATGATGACGCGGTGATGGAGATTTCGAACTCGACTGACTTTGGTCTGTCCTCCGGGGTTTGCACCAACGATCTGAACCGGGCGATATCTTATATCAACGGATTGGACGTGGGCACTTGCAACATCTGGGAACAGCCCGGCTATCGCATCGAAACCTCGCCATTCGGCGGCATCAAGGACAGCGGTAACGCCGTCAAAGAGGGCGTGACCGAGGCGATGAAGTTCTTCACCAATGTGAAAACCTACTCACTGCCCTGGCCCGGCTGA
- the phnA gene encoding phosphonoacetate hydrolase: MTTQSPIEANGRSYPMPKVCAIAICLDGCEPEYLDKAIADGLMPTLKRMRETGTDRLAHSVIPSFTNPNNLSIATGRPPVVHGICGNYLYEPETGEEVMMNDVRFLRAPTVFSKFYDAGARVAIVTAKDKLRALLGAGLKFDEDRAKCFSAEKSDTSTQAEHGQDAASNWLDMAQPEVYSAELSEFVFAAGVKLLRDWKPDVMYLTTTDYVQHKYAPHQAEAKAFYEMFDKYLTELDAMGAAIVVTADHGMKPKHHADGSPSVVYVQDLLDEWLGEAAARLILPITDPYVVHHGALGSFATAYLPADADHAEIMAKLRATDGITDVLTNAEAVARFELPSDRIGDVVLVSGENICIGTSEHRHDLAALNEPLRSHGGLTEQEVPFIANRVLPLPERPVLRNFDAFFYATAAAAL, from the coding sequence ATGACAACTCAATCTCCCATCGAAGCCAACGGCCGCAGCTATCCTATGCCGAAAGTCTGCGCCATTGCGATTTGTCTGGACGGCTGTGAGCCCGAGTATCTGGACAAGGCCATCGCTGACGGCCTGATGCCGACGCTGAAGCGGATGCGCGAAACCGGCACCGACCGTCTTGCGCACTCGGTGATCCCGTCTTTCACCAACCCCAACAACCTGTCGATCGCCACAGGTCGCCCCCCCGTTGTGCACGGTATCTGCGGCAACTACCTGTACGAGCCGGAAACCGGCGAAGAAGTGATGATGAACGATGTGCGCTTTTTGCGCGCTCCGACCGTGTTCAGCAAATTCTACGATGCAGGCGCCCGGGTTGCGATCGTCACCGCCAAGGACAAGCTGCGCGCCCTGCTGGGGGCCGGTCTGAAGTTTGACGAAGATCGCGCCAAGTGCTTCTCGGCTGAAAAATCCGACACCTCGACCCAGGCAGAACATGGCCAGGACGCGGCCAGCAATTGGCTGGATATGGCACAGCCCGAGGTTTATTCGGCAGAACTGTCCGAATTTGTCTTTGCCGCCGGTGTCAAACTGCTGCGCGACTGGAAGCCAGACGTGATGTATTTGACCACCACGGACTATGTGCAGCACAAATATGCGCCGCATCAGGCCGAGGCCAAAGCGTTTTATGAGATGTTCGACAAGTACCTGACCGAATTGGACGCCATGGGTGCGGCGATTGTGGTCACGGCTGATCACGGCATGAAGCCCAAGCACCACGCGGATGGCTCACCTTCGGTGGTCTATGTTCAGGACCTGCTGGACGAATGGCTGGGCGAGGCCGCTGCACGTCTGATCCTGCCAATCACTGACCCCTATGTCGTACACCACGGTGCCTTGGGATCCTTTGCGACCGCTTATCTGCCGGCTGATGCCGACCACGCCGAGATCATGGCGAAACTGCGGGCCACTGACGGCATCACCGATGTCCTGACCAACGCCGAGGCGGTTGCCCGGTTTGAGCTGCCAAGCGACCGTATTGGTGACGTTGTTCTGGTCTCGGGTGAAAACATCTGCATCGGCACGTCCGAGCACCGCCACGATCTGGCCGCTTTGAACGAACCGCTGCGCAGCCATGGTGGCCTGACCGAGCAGGAAGTGCCGTTCATCGCCAACCGTGTGTTGCCCTTGCCCGAGCGTCCGGTTCTGCGTAACTTTGACGCTTTCTTCTACGCCACCGCTGCTGCGGCCCTATAA
- the cobA gene encoding uroporphyrinogen-III C-methyltransferase produces the protein MTGFVSFVSSGPGDPELLTVKAVKRLEAADAVLFDDLSSGPILSHAREDADLVGVGKRAGRPSPKQDHVSKLLVDYALSGATVVRLKSGDSGVFGRLEEEITALRAAGITYEIIPGVTAASAAAAAAGIPLTRRLTARRLQYITGHDVTGELPEDLNLTALADPNATTVVYMGKRTFASLAELLVTHGLPPQTRALLALAVSTPDQVLSHHTIGELPDLLRGLQTTAPVLILYGPLAVPE, from the coding sequence ATGACTGGTTTTGTCAGCTTTGTCTCCTCTGGTCCCGGCGACCCCGAGCTGCTGACCGTCAAGGCGGTGAAACGGTTGGAAGCCGCCGATGCGGTTCTGTTCGACGATCTGTCCTCGGGCCCGATCCTTAGCCACGCGCGCGAGGATGCCGATCTGGTCGGCGTCGGCAAACGCGCCGGTCGGCCCTCGCCCAAGCAGGATCACGTCAGCAAACTGCTGGTGGATTACGCTTTGTCCGGCGCCACCGTGGTGCGGCTAAAATCCGGCGACTCAGGCGTTTTTGGCCGCCTCGAGGAAGAAATCACCGCCCTGCGCGCCGCTGGCATCACGTACGAGATCATCCCCGGTGTCACCGCCGCCTCTGCGGCTGCTGCGGCGGCTGGCATTCCACTGACCCGCCGCCTGACCGCACGTCGGTTGCAGTATATCACTGGCCATGACGTCACCGGTGAGCTGCCCGAAGATCTGAACCTGACCGCTTTGGCGGACCCCAATGCCACCACTGTGGTCTATATGGGCAAGCGCACCTTTGCGTCACTGGCAGAGCTGCTGGTAACCCATGGGTTACCGCCGCAAACCCGGGCCCTGTTGGCACTGGCGGTCTCAACCCCTGATCAGGTCCTGTCGCATCACACCATCGGCGAGTTGCCCGACCTGCTGCGCGGCCTGCAGACCACCGCTCCGGTGCTGATCCTCTATGGTCCCCTGGCCGTTCCGGAATGA